Proteins from a single region of Scylla paramamosain isolate STU-SP2022 chromosome 35, ASM3559412v1, whole genome shotgun sequence:
- the LOC135090595 gene encoding T-cell immunomodulatory protein-like isoform X2 translates to MYGLKFLIVLVTVTQSLGLNFTEYVFGTNTNFLPAAFGDFNSDKLTDLFVVTEDGKTLEILISQPEPPLMVPSGPDNKRLFCTYKTLNIVNVAPGDFDGNGAMDVMIVSHNTKVSEFFEVYILWGSLKEEPLRCGSEDLPLLSLSGQPLVMDYNGDMIPDLFGEDKNNTRMFWVFGPKRDSPTAVPVEIGNLTSLRVPSSHAFIDLDDDLAADLWVTATGQYEVWMKSFKGFKLNRTTEPPAPVVGQTSFADVNLDGEVDALVPACKDESCSQSAIYIYSYGHSKWIELDVNFKDSSENIWRYPQSKDKDYLYTDTITLHVGDYNLDGYPDFLVTLINTENKPRVILMENVKCEEACSAYPRKFVPHWNLFEEFGDTVLGTFFDFQEDGTLDILLVRKDSDGKYQLGVYKDPNEYDAVFVKVLIPTGRCYGSDCQLHNIPYGTNQPGPSITYTITTATGGMQQSRDTQLSQTAYHALQLPYTVFGLGRNWNFVEELRVGIPKGNNSETLSSSFTQIIPNSQLIVIPYPRGHPDRWVSKLFITPSKAMLMTAGALVGTCLFVAAIIGILYRRELQQDKREKQQDAHKFHFDAM, encoded by the exons ATGTATGGATTGAAATTCTtaatagttctagtgacagtgaCCCAGTCATTGGGACTAAACTTCACCGAGTATGTGTTTGGCACCAATACAAATTTCTTGCCAGCTGCATTTGGGGACTTCAACTCTGATAAATTGACTGACTTATTTGTGGTGACGGAGGATGGCAAAACGCTAGAGATACTAATATCTCAGCCTGAGCCGCCCCTCATGGTTCCCTCAGGACCTGATAATAAAAGGCTTTTCTGCACCTACAAGACCCTCAATATAGTCAATGTTGCTCCTGGGGACTTTGATGGAAATGGTGCCATGGATGTGATGATAGTGTCACACAATACCAAGGTGTCTGAGTTCTTTGAAGTGTATATCCTTTGGGGAAGTCTCAAGGAAGAGCCTTTAAGGTGTGGGTCAGAAGACCTTCCTTTACTGTCACTCTCTGGGCAGCCACTGGTCATGGATTACAATGGAGATATGATCCCAGACCTGTTTGGGGAAGATAAGAATAACACCAGAATGTTTTGGGTATTTGGACCAAAGAGAGATTCTCCAACAGCTGTGCCAGTAGAAATAGGTAACCTGACAAGCCTGAGAGTGCCAAGTTCACATGCCTTCATTGACCTGGATGACGATCTTGCAGCTGACTTGTGGGTAACTGCTACGGGACAGTATGAAGTGTGGATGAAATCTTTCAAGGGTTTTAAATTGAACCGTACCACTGAACCACCAGCTCCCGTGGTTGGCCAGACATCATTTGCAGATGTGAATCTTGATGGAGAAGTGGATGCTCTTGTTCCAGCTTGCAAGGATGAATCATGTTCACAgagtgcaatatatatatacagttatGGGCATTCAAAATGGATTGAGCTGGATGTCAACTTCAAGGACTCGTCTGAAAATATCTGGAGGTACCCACAGTCAAAAGATAAGGATTATCTTTACACAGACACCATTACCTTACATGTTGGCGACTACAATCTAGACGGCTACCCAGACTTTCTGGTCACCCTCATCAATACAGAGAATAAACCGAGAGTGATCCTGATGGAGAACGTCAAATGTGAGGAGGCATGCAGCGCTTACCCTCGCAAGTTTGTACCCCATTGGAATCTGTTTGAAGAATTTGGTGATACTGTATTGGGAACCTTCTTTGACTTTCAAGAAGATGGCACACTGGATATCCTTCTGGTGCGAAAGGACTCTGATGGGAAGTACCAGCTGGGAGTGTACAAAGACCCCAATGAGTATGATGCTGTCTTTGTCAAG GTGCTCATCCCTACGGGGCGCTGCTATGGGTCTGACTGCCAGCTGCACAATATTCCATATGGCACCAACCAGCCAGGGCCCTCCATCACCTACACCATCACTACAGCCACAGGAGGCATGCAGCAGTCCAGAGACACCCAGCTGTCCCAGACGGCCTACCATGCCCTCCAGCTGCCTTACACTGTCTTTGGTTTGGGACGAAACTGGAACTTTGTGGAGGAACTGAGGGTTGGCATCCCCAAGGGAAACAACTCAGAGACCCTGAGCAGCAGTTTCACCCAGATCATCCCCAACTCCCAGCTGATAGTGATACCATACCCAAGGGGGCACCCTGACCGGTGGGTGAGCAAGCTGTTCATCACCCCCAGCAAGGCAATGCTCATGACGGCCGGGGCGCTGGTGGGCACCTGCCTCTTTGTGGCCGCCATCATCGGCATCCTCTACCGCAGGGAGTTGCAgcaggataagagagagaagcagcaggaCGCACACAAGTTTCATTTTGATGCCATGTAA
- the LOC135090593 gene encoding GDP-Man:Man(3)GlcNAc(2)-PP-Dol alpha-1,2-mannosyltransferase-like, with the protein MIQTINNIRDSMLEMFELVSQMFSLSVRVWSLAITVLLQLLVILVGLLCLCWVLLKFCVYTLPRGDPGQIHVAFFHPYCNAGGGGERVLWCAIRSLQKKYKNIKCYIYTGDTEASPEEILQKAKDRFNVTLPQPVEFIFLRSRSIVEAKYYPFLTLFMQSIGSIMLAGEALSKFRPDIFFDSMGYAFTYPVFRFIGGCVVGCYTHYPTISTDMLNRVSDRLESHNNRRLIANSAFFSFAKMVYYRVFAELYSLVGWSAQVVMVNSSWTHGHISSLWGVNRRIHIVYPPCDTEKFKSLEIIPDVEKKVKSIVSIGQIRPEKDHALQLKALHRLCEIVDPATETQLVIIGGCRNEEDHQRVTALKDLAASLNIEDKVVWKLNAPFDELLECVQQGTIGLHTMWCEHFGICVVECMAGGLIMVAHDSGGPKMDIVVDYEGQQTGYRALDVESYAQAMKTVLESSSETKESMRLAAKSSVDRFSDAEFEMAFLGACESLFSSTNVVLN; encoded by the exons ATGATACAAACCATTAACAACATTAGGGACTCCATGCTGGAGATGTTTGAGTTGGTATCCCAGATGTTCTCCCTGTCGGTGCGAGTGTGGTCACTGGCCATCACTGTCTTGCTGCAGCTGCTTGTCATCTTGGTGGGGCTCCTCTGTCTGTGCTGGGTGCTCCTCAAGTTT TGCGTGTATACATTGCCAAGGGGAGACCCAGGGCAGATCCACGTGGCATTCTTTCACCCTTATTGCAAtgctggaggtggaggggagagggtgctGTGGTGCGCCATCAGATCACTGCAGAAGAA GTACAAAAACATCAAGTGCTACATCTACACAGGGGACACAGAAGCTTCACCAGAGGAGATTCTGCAAAAAGCGAAGGACAGGTTTAATGTTACTCTGCCGCAGCCTGTTGAATTTATATTTCTGAGAAGCCGTAGTATTGTCGAGGCCAAATATTACCCTTTCTTGACGCTGTTCATGCAGAGTATTGGCTCCATAATGCTGGCTGGGGAAGCGCTGTCCAAGTTTCGGCCAGACATCTTTTTTGATTCCATGGGTTATGCATTTACCTACCCAGTGTTCCGCTTCATTGGCGGCTGTGTGGTGGGGTGCTACACTCACTACCCCACCATAAGTACTGACATGCTGAATAGAGTTTCGGACAGGCTTGAGTCCCACAACAATAGGAGGCTCATTGCAAACAGTGCTTTCTTCAGTTTTGCCAAGATGGTTTATTACAGAGTGTTTGCCGAGCTGTATTCTCTCGTCGGCTGGAGTGCACAGGTGGTGATGGTCAATTCTTCCTGGACACATGGACACATTTCGTCACTCTGGGGAGTGAATCGACGCATTCATATCGTGTATCCTCCATGTGATACAGAAAAATTCAAAAGTCTCGAGATCATTCCTGACGTAGAGAAGAAAGTCAAGTCCATAGTGTCAATAGGCCAGATTCGTCCAGAGAAAGACCACGCCCTCCAGTTGAAAGCCCTCCACCGACTCTGTGAGATTGTGGACCCTGCCACCGAGACTCAGCTTGTGATCATTGGTGGCTGCCGGAATGAGGAGGACCACCAGAGGGTCACGGCGCTGAAAGACTTGGCGGCCTCCCTGAACATTGAGGACAAAGTAGTGTGGAAGCTGAATGCACCATTTGATGAGCTGCTGGAGTGTGTTCAGCAAGGCACAATTGGACTGCATACCATGTGGTGTGAACATTTTGGCATCTGTGTGGTGGAATGCATGGCTGGTGGCCTCATAATGGTTGCTCATGATTCTGGGGGACCAAAAATGGACATTGTTGTAGATTATGAAGGACAGCAAACTGGATACAGGGCATTGGATGTTGAGTCTTATGCACAGGCAATGAAAACTGTTCTTGAGTCTTCCAGTGAGACGAAAGAAAGCATGCGACTAGCGGCCAAGAGTTCTGTCGACAGGTTTAGTGATGCAGAGTTTGAAATGGCCTTTCTTGGTGCTTGCGAGAGTCTATTTTCCTCCACTAATGTAGTTTTGAATTAA